The sequence TTGGCCTGACTGCCGCCCAGAAAGGCTTGATCGTCGCCACCCCGCTGCTGGCCGGCGCGCTGCTGCGCATTGTCATGGGCGTGCTGGTCGATCACCTGAAACCCAAACGCGCCGGCGCCATCGGCCAGGTCATCGTGATTGCCGGTATGGTCTGGGCCTGGCAGGGCCAGCTCGACAGCTACCACAGCATCCTGGCGCTAGGCGTGATCCTCGGCGTCGCCGGTGCCGCCTTTGCGGTGGCCTTGCCGCTGGCCTCGCGCTGGTATCCGCCCGAGCATCAGGGCACCGCACTCGGGATTGCCGGTGCCGGCAATTCGGGTACCGCCTTCGCCGCGCTGTTTGCGCCGACGCTGGCGCTGGCCTTCGGCTGGCAAAACGTGTTCGGCCTGTGCCTGATCCCGCTCGGCATCGCACTGGTGGTGTACATGGTGTTTGCCAAGGATGCGCCGTCGGCACCGCCGCCGAAATCGATGCTCGAATACCTGCAGGTCCTGAAAGACAAGGATGCGTGGTGGTTCATGTTTTTTTACAGCGTGACCTTTGGCGGCTTTTCGGGACTGGCCTCGTCGCTGACGATTTACTTCAATAGCCAGTACGGGCTGTCGCCGGTGACCGCCGGCTACTTCACGGCGGCCTGCGTGTTCGCCGGGTCGATGGTGCGGCCGATGGGTGGTCGGCTGTCGGATCGCATCGGCGGCATCAAGACGCTGTCGATCATGTATGTACTGGCGGCGATCTTCCTGTTCATCGCCAGCCTCGGGCTGGACTCGGCGGTGCCGGCGGTGATCGTGTTCGTCGGTGCGATGCTGGCGCTGGGCACCGGTAATGGCGCGGTGTTCCAGCTGGTGCCGCAGCGCTTTCGCAAGGAAATCGGCGTGATGACCGGACTGGTCGGGATGGCCGGCGGCATCGGCGGTTTTTATCTGGCGTCCAGCCTCGGCTTTTCGAAGCAGATGACCGGCAGCTATCAGATCGGCCTGACGATCTTTGCCGCGCTGGCCGTCATCGCGCTGATCGGCCTGTCGTCGGTAAAAGGCCGCTGGCGCACGACGTGGGGCAGCGCCGCGATGACGACTGCCAGGATCTGAAATGGGACTACGCCTCGCCATCGGTCATGCGACGCAAGCCGGCCCGCGCGCGCGCAATGAGGATTTTGTCGGCGTTGTCACGCCGCGCGAACCGGACCTGCTGACCAAGGGCGTGCTGGCGGCGATTGCCGACGGGGTTTCCGGTCACGACGGCGGGCGCGAAGCGGCCGAGTACACGGTGCGCGGCCTGCTGTCGGATTACTACGCCACGCCGGACACCTGGCCGGTATCGCAAGCGCTGGACCGGGTCCTGACCGCGACCAACAGCTGGGTCCAGCACCAGGGTTCGGTGCGTGCCGAACTGAGCGGCATGGCCACCACGCTAACCTGCGTGGTGCTACGCGGTGGCTTCTATTATTTTGCGCATGTCGGCGACAGCCGCTTGTATCTGCTGCGCGCCGGTGTCCTGACCCGGCTGACCACCGACCATGTCTGGGACAAGCCCGAAATGCAGCATGTGCTAACCCGCGCGATCGGTCTCGATTCGCGGCTGGCGGTCGATCACGGCATGGGCGAGCTGCAGCTGCGCGATGTGCTGCTGCTGGTCACCGACGGCGTCTGGGGCGCGCTGCGCGATCAGGATCTCCGCGACCATTTGTGCGCGCTGGCGCTCGACCAAGCCGATGCGGATACCTGCGCGACAGCACTGGTCCGGGCCGCACTTGACGCAGGCGGCGGCGACAATGCCAGCGCCATGGTGCTGCGGATTGACGCGTTGCCGGAACAGAATTTGCGCGATGCGCTGTCGAGCCTGCACGCGCTGCCGGTACCGCCGCGCTTCAAACCCGGCCAGACCATCGACGGCTACCGGATCGACAGCGTATTGCACGACTCGCGCAGCACGCTGCTGTATCGCGTCACCGACCTGCGCACGCAACGCGCGCTGGTCCTGAAAACCCTGCAACCGAGCTGCGGCAGCGACCCGCAGGAACGCGCCGCCTTTGCCCACGAAGAGTGGCTGGCGCGGCGCGCGGTGGCGCGTTTTTTTGCGCAGGTGATCACGCCCGAACAACGCAGCGCGCTGTATTTCCTGACCACCTGGCACGATGGCAGCACGCTGCAGCAGCAGCTTGACGGTGCCACCCATTTCACGATTCCGGATGTGATTGCGCATGGCACGCGGCTGGTCCGTGCGGCCGGCGCGCTGCACCGGCGCAGCATCCTGCATCGCGACATCAAGCCGGCCAACGTGCACATCGGTAGCGATGGCGAATTGCGCCTGCTTGATTTTGGTGTCGCGCAATCCGGCCTCGATGGCGCGCAGCAAGCCACCTCGCAAGCCGGCACGCCGTCGTATCTCGCGCCGGAACAGTTCGACCAGGCACCGGCGTCGCGCCAGACCGACCTGTATGCGATCGGCGTCACGCTGTACCAGCTGCTGACGCGACGCTATCCGTACGGCGAAATCGAAGCATTCCAGCGCCCGCGTTTTAATGAACCGGTACCACCGACGCGGACCCGTCCCGAGATCCCGCACTGGCTCGAAAACGTCATCCTGAAAGCCGTCGCGCGCGACGCCGGCGCCCGCTTTGAAACCGCTGAAGAATTCCTGCTGGCGCTGGAGCGCGGCGCCACCCGCGCGCTCGACAAGGCCCCGGCGCTGCCGCTGCTGCAGCGCGATCCGCTATCGATCTGGCGCAGCGTGGCGGTGATTTCGGTGGTGCTTAATGTGTTGTTGCTGTATTTGCTGGTGCTGCGCTGACATGCTCTCCATGCTCAGACGGGTCGACTAAGTGCGCCACCGCACGACAATCCCCGATCAATGCGCAGATGATGATGGTCCAATTACTGCAATGTGAAGAGGACCTATGGCCTATCAAAGCACCAATCCCTATGACGGAAAAGTACTGGAACGTTTTACCGAACTCGATGGCGCACAACTCGAAGCCCGGCTGGCACTAGCCGCCAGCTGCTTCACGACCTGGCGCACCACCAGCTTTGCCGAACGCCGCACCGTGCTGGCCCGTGCCGCCACGCTGATGCGCGAACGCCGCGATGAATTCGCGACCCTGATCACCCTCGAAATGGGCAAGTTGATCGACCAGAGCCGCGGCGAAGTCGAGCTCAGTGCCGCGATCCTTGACTACTACGCCAACAACGCCGAAGAATTCCTGGCCACGGAAAAACTACCCGTCAAGACTGGCGAAGCCATCGTCGAAAGCGCGCCGGTCGGCGTGCTGTTCGGCGTCGAGCCATGGAATTATCCTTACTACCAGATCGTCCGTTTTGCTGCGCCTAACCTGATGGCCGGTAACGTCGTGATGGTCAAGCACGCGTCGAACGTGCCGCAATGCGCCCGCGCATTCGAACAACTGATGGCAGAAGCCGGTGCCCCGGCCGGTGCTTACACCAACCTGTACATCTCCAAAGACCAGGTCAGCCAGGTCATCGACGATCCGCGCATCAAGGGCGTGGCACTGACCGGCAGCGAAGGAGCCGGTGCGATCGTCGCGGCACGCGCCGGACAGAACCTGAAAAAAACCACGATGGAACTTGGCGGTAGCGATGCCTTCATCGTGCTCGAAGATGCCGACCTCGACGAGGCCGTCAAGCAAGGTGTGATCGGCCGCATGGGCAATGCCGGCCAGGCCTGCACGGCATCAAAACGCTTCATTGTTGTCGAGTCGCTGGCCGACCGTTTTCTGGCGCAATTCATGGCCGCGCTGGCCGCCTTCAAGCCGGGTGATCCGATTGATCCGAAAACCAACCTGGGACCGCTGTCATCGCAAGAAGCGCTAGACAAGCTGCTCGATCAGGTCAAGCGCGCCGTCGCTGCCGGTGCCAAAGCCGTGGTCGGTGGCGAGCGCGCCGATGTGCCGGGTGCCTTCATGCAACCGACCATC comes from Actimicrobium sp. CCC2.4 and encodes:
- a CDS encoding nitrate/nitrite transporter, yielding MQKTSFWKAGHTPTLLAAFFYFDLSFMVWVILGPLGVQIAKDLGLTAAQKGLIVATPLLAGALLRIVMGVLVDHLKPKRAGAIGQVIVIAGMVWAWQGQLDSYHSILALGVILGVAGAAFAVALPLASRWYPPEHQGTALGIAGAGNSGTAFAALFAPTLALAFGWQNVFGLCLIPLGIALVVYMVFAKDAPSAPPPKSMLEYLQVLKDKDAWWFMFFYSVTFGGFSGLASSLTIYFNSQYGLSPVTAGYFTAACVFAGSMVRPMGGRLSDRIGGIKTLSIMYVLAAIFLFIASLGLDSAVPAVIVFVGAMLALGTGNGAVFQLVPQRFRKEIGVMTGLVGMAGGIGGFYLASSLGFSKQMTGSYQIGLTIFAALAVIALIGLSSVKGRWRTTWGSAAMTTARI
- a CDS encoding bifunctional protein-serine/threonine kinase/phosphatase; this translates as MGLRLAIGHATQAGPRARNEDFVGVVTPREPDLLTKGVLAAIADGVSGHDGGREAAEYTVRGLLSDYYATPDTWPVSQALDRVLTATNSWVQHQGSVRAELSGMATTLTCVVLRGGFYYFAHVGDSRLYLLRAGVLTRLTTDHVWDKPEMQHVLTRAIGLDSRLAVDHGMGELQLRDVLLLVTDGVWGALRDQDLRDHLCALALDQADADTCATALVRAALDAGGGDNASAMVLRIDALPEQNLRDALSSLHALPVPPRFKPGQTIDGYRIDSVLHDSRSTLLYRVTDLRTQRALVLKTLQPSCGSDPQERAAFAHEEWLARRAVARFFAQVITPEQRSALYFLTTWHDGSTLQQQLDGATHFTIPDVIAHGTRLVRAAGALHRRSILHRDIKPANVHIGSDGELRLLDFGVAQSGLDGAQQATSQAGTPSYLAPEQFDQAPASRQTDLYAIGVTLYQLLTRRYPYGEIEAFQRPRFNEPVPPTRTRPEIPHWLENVILKAVARDAGARFETAEEFLLALERGATRALDKAPALPLLQRDPLSIWRSVAVISVVLNVLLLYLLVLR
- a CDS encoding NAD-dependent succinate-semialdehyde dehydrogenase, with the translated sequence MAYQSTNPYDGKVLERFTELDGAQLEARLALAASCFTTWRTTSFAERRTVLARAATLMRERRDEFATLITLEMGKLIDQSRGEVELSAAILDYYANNAEEFLATEKLPVKTGEAIVESAPVGVLFGVEPWNYPYYQIVRFAAPNLMAGNVVMVKHASNVPQCARAFEQLMAEAGAPAGAYTNLYISKDQVSQVIDDPRIKGVALTGSEGAGAIVAARAGQNLKKTTMELGGSDAFIVLEDADLDEAVKQGVIGRMGNAGQACTASKRFIVVESLADRFLAQFMAALAAFKPGDPIDPKTNLGPLSSQEALDKLLDQVKRAVAAGAKAVVGGERADVPGAFMQPTILTDIDKTNPAYKEEFFGPVALFFRVADEAAAIALANDSPYGLGGSVFTKDIERGKRVASQIDTGMVFINKPNITTPDLPFGGVKNSGYGRELSRAGIQEFVNKKLIRVE